One window of the Trifolium pratense cultivar HEN17-A07 linkage group LG2, ARS_RC_1.1, whole genome shotgun sequence genome contains the following:
- the LOC123904257 gene encoding uncharacterized protein LOC123904257, whose product MDRSWMRANRLSTEYRHGVMEFLQFAESNAELERPPPEFPPLFLCPCINCANKEPKRTKKEIMNHLICDGICQNYTQWIWHGEVVATPSVSHRESGSVDIDDRLEDMMRDIGEDSFKRAHVYETLCSDKDEPLYPGCTNFTRLSAVLKLFNLKAKNGWTDKSFTELLELLIQMLPEGNVMPNRYYEAKKVLCPMGLEYEKIHACPNDCILYRKEFVNYNHCPTCKASRYKKKDGDSSDDEVTKTGPPAKVVWYLPIISRFKRLFANANDAKNLRWHAEERKCDGQIRHVADSLQWKKIDSLFPNFGKESRNLRLGLATDGMNPFGNQSTNHSSWPVLLMIYNLSPWLCMKRKYIMLSMMISGPRQPGNDIDVYLSPLIDDLKVLWEEGVDVFDSYSGEQFNMRAMLFCTINDFPAYGNLSGYSVKGHNACPICEKKTCYKQLKNGKKTVYLGHRKFLNRYHPYRRLRKAFDGDQENGVAPTPLTGEEVYERQRDINVVFGKCQKPKGRVPKAKVPKAESESVKRKKQPVVKSIWKKRSVFFDLPYWSSLDVRHCIDVMHVEKNVCDSVIGTLLDIKGKTKDGAHARLDMDLMGIRQELIPQKINDKTYLPPACHTLSKDEKTSFCKCLQSIKVPHGYSSNVKSLVSMKDLKLIGLKSHDCHVLMQQLLPVAIRGILPDNVRKAICRLCLFFNAICCKAIDPLKLDELENEAAVILCQLEMYFPPSFFDIMVHLIVHLVREIRLCGPIYLRWMYPIERYMKILKGYTKNPHRPEASIVERYIAEEAIEFCSNYLSEVDAIGVPKSRHDGRCDGVGTQGLNVKSMHIDIILQAHLYILNNTDEVQPYLSAHKSIIKKMHDKMNENARKQYNSNDCGYYVMKNMLDIVTAKITDSWMEGDEELVISFSLSLGSRSGDGIGNLARVHPTVLDLLFWTVMELVV is encoded by the exons ATGGACCGTAGTTGGATGAGAGCTAATCGATTAAGTACTGAGTACAGACATGGAGTGATGGAATTTCTACAGTTTGCGGAAAGTAATGCTGAACTAGAACGTCCTCCTCCTGAATTTCCTCCACTTTTTCTATGTCCGTGTATAAATTGTGCAAATAAAGAACCAAAACGTACTAAGAAAGAAATCATGAATCATCTAATTTGTGACgggatttgtcaaaattatacacaatGGATATGGCACGGTGAAGTAGTAGCAACGCCAAGTGTGTCCCATAGAGAAAGTGGTAGTGTGGATATCGATGATCGACTAGAAGACATGATGCGTGATATTGGAGAAGATTCGTTTAAGAGGGCGCATGTGTATGAAACTTTATGCAGTGACAAGGATGAACCATTGTATCCGGGATGCACAAATTTTACCCGTTTGTCTGCGgtgttaaaattgtttaatttgaaaGCAAAAAATGGGTGGACCGACAAAAGTTTCACTGAATTGCTTGAATTGTTGATACAAATGCTTCCAGAAGGTAATGTAATGCCAAATCGTTATTACGAGGCGAAAAAAGTATTGTGTCCAATGGGTTTGGAGTATGAAAAGATACATGCATGCCCTAATGATTGTATATTATACCGAAAAGAGTTTGTAAACTATAATCATTGTCCGACATGTAAGGCGTCTCgctacaaaaagaaagatggtgATTCTAGTGATGATGAGGTGACCAAAACGGGTCCTCCCGCGAAAGTCGTATGGTACCTACCAATAATTTCAAGGTTCAAGAGATTGTTTGCTAATGCAAATGACGCAAAGAATCTTAGATGGCATGcagaagagagaaaatgtgatGGCCAAATTCGCCATGTAGCTGATTCTTTGCAATGGAAGAAAATTGACTCTTTGTTTCCAAATTTTGGCAAAGAGTCGAGAAACCTTAGACTTGGACTTGCTACTGATGGAATGAATCCGTTTGGTAATCAAAGTACTAACCATAGTTCATGGCCTGTTCTCCTGATGATTTACAACCTATCTCCTTGGTTGTGCATGAAgcgtaaatatattatgttatcgaTGATGATTTCAGGCCCAAGACAACCAGGAAATGACATAGATGTTTATCTAAGTCCactaattgatgatttgaaagtGTTGTGGGAGGAAGGAGTGGATGTTTTTGATTCGTATTCTGGTGAACAGTTCAACATGCGTGCCATGTTGTTTTGCACCATCAACGACTTTCCGGCATACGGCAATTTGTCTGGGTATTCCGTTAAAGGGCATAATGCGTGTCccatatgtgaaaaaaaaacatgttataaGCAACtgaaaaatggaaagaagacTGTTTATCTTGGCCACCGAAAATTTCTAAATCGTTATCATCCATATCGTAGATTGCGAAAAGCTTTTGACGGAGACCAAGAGAATGGTGTTGCTCCAACGCCCTTAACTGGAGAGGAAGTTTATGAACGACAACGAGACATTAATGTTGTCTTCGGAAAGTGCCAAAAGCCAAAAGGGAGAGTGCCAAAAGCGAAAGTGCCAAAAGCCGAAAGTGAAAGTGTCAAAAGGAAAAAGCAGCCTGTTGTGAAAAGTATATGGAAAAAGAGGTCAGTGTTCTTTGATCTTCCATATTGGTCTAGTCTTGATGTAAGACATTGTATTGATGTGATGCACGTGGAGAAAAATGTATGTGATAGTGTAATTGGAACACTTCTCGACATTAAAGGCAAGACAAAAGATGGTGCACATGCTCGTCTtgatatggatttgatgggTATACGACAAGAGTTAATACCACAAAAAATCAATGACAAGACATATTTGCCTCCCGCGTGTCACACTTTGTCTAAAGACGAGAAAACAAGTTTTTGCAAGTGTTTACAAAGTATCAAAGTGCCACATGGTTACTCGTCAAATGTCAAGAGCCTTGTATCAATGAAAGATCTCAAATTAATCGGCTTAAAATCTCATGATTGTCATGTCTTGATGCAACAACTACTACCTGTGGCTATTCGTGGGATATTGCCCGATAATGTTAGGAAAGCTATATGCAGGTTGTGCTTATTCTTCAATGCAATATGTTGTAAAGCAATTGATCCATTGAAGTTAGACGAGTTGGAAAACGAAGCTGCAGTTATCTTGTGTCAATTGGAGATGTATTTTCCTCcttcattttttgacattatGGTTCATTTGATTGTTCATCTAGTAAGGGAGATTAGATTGTGTGGCCCAATTTATTTACGGTGGATGTATCCAATAGAGCGATACATGAAGATCCTAAAAGGGTATACAAAAAACCCACACCGTCCGGAAGCTTCGATTGTTGAGAGGTACATTGCAGAAGAAGCTATTGAGTTTTGTTCAAACTATTTGTCAGAAGTGGATGCTATAGGGGTTCCCAAGTCTCGTCATGATGGAAGATGTGACGGTGTGGGCACGCAAGGTTTAAATGTCAAGAGCATGCATATTGATATAATTCTTCAAGCGCATTTGTATATATTGAATAACACTGATGAAGTTCAACCTTACTTGTCTGCTCACAAAAGCATCATAAAGAAAATGCACGATAAGATGAATGAAAAT gcgaggaaacaatataattcaaatgacTGTGGATactatgtaatgaaaaatatgttggacaTTGTCACTGCTAAGATAACTGATTCTTGGATGgag GGTGATGAGGAATTGGTTATTAGCTTTAGTTTGAGTCTTGGAAGCAGATCAGGTGATGGAATTGGTAATTTGGCTCGGGTGCATCCCACTGTTTTGGACTTGCTGTTTTGGACTGTCATGGAATTGGTAGTTTGA